A genomic stretch from Lathyrus oleraceus cultivar Zhongwan6 chromosome 2, CAAS_Psat_ZW6_1.0, whole genome shotgun sequence includes:
- the LOC127123675 gene encoding uncharacterized protein LOC127123675 has translation MIKKLEVNIPFPEALEQMPIYAKFMKYIISKKRSTNVDSIILTETCNVILQGMKIPLKKKDMGSITIPCTIGDRKFKKALIDLGASVSLMSLSIYKKLGLGTVQDTRMTLQFADRSVR, from the coding sequence ATGATTAAGAAACTTGAGGTAAACATTCCATTTCCTGAAGCTCTGGAgcaaatgccaatatatgccaaattcatgaaatACATCATCTCCAAAAAGCGCTCCACAAATGTAGACTCAATCATCCTCACTGAAACTTGCAATGTTATTCTCCAAGGTATGAAAATTCCTCTGAAAAAGAAAGATATGGGTTCTATTACTATTccttgcactattggtgatagaaaattcaagaaggctctgattgatTTGGGAGCTAGTGTGAGTTTGATGTCGCTGTCCATTTATAAAAAATTGGGCCTTGGCACCGTTCAAGACACTAGGATGACTCTTCAATTTGCTGATCGCTCAGTTAGGTGA